One window of Chloroflexota bacterium genomic DNA carries:
- a CDS encoding HlyC/CorC family transporter: MDEILLEVSLILALILLNGFFAAAEIAVVSARRSRLQVLAAEGHPGAQRVLALQQDPSRFLSTVQIGITLVGALASAIGGASVVRFLEPRLAALPLPWSAAYVEAVALLLVVAVISYLSLVVGELVPKKLALRRAVALAITLSAPLDWLSRLAHPLVWILTRSSDLILRLVIELSDLLFPTEEEEEAGVTDEEILAMLREGVAAGAFHPSEQALVQGIFRFADRRVQEVMRPRADITAVEASTPLAQVLDLARQRGYSRYPVYEGDLDHIVGLVHVKDLLSDDDLQRPVREVAREPLLVPDSLRLIELLRQFQRAGMHLAIVLDEYGGTAGLVTLEDLLEEIVGDIEDEHPHPVPGPRRRSDGILIVPGTLPVHDLAQTLGLAIPEHTPYDTVAGLILYLLGHIPQPGEEVVYEGYRFVVQEMEARRIRQVMIIPAARKKGGGQAGQPCAS; the protein is encoded by the coding sequence ATGGACGAGATCCTTCTGGAGGTGAGCCTGATCCTGGCCCTGATCTTGCTCAACGGCTTCTTCGCCGCGGCCGAGATCGCCGTGGTCTCCGCCCGCAGGAGCCGCCTGCAAGTCCTGGCAGCCGAAGGACACCCTGGAGCGCAGCGCGTGCTGGCCCTGCAACAGGACCCGAGCCGCTTCCTCTCCACGGTGCAGATCGGCATCACGCTGGTCGGAGCTCTGGCCTCCGCCATCGGCGGCGCCAGCGTGGTTCGCTTCCTGGAGCCCCGCCTGGCGGCGTTACCCCTGCCCTGGTCGGCAGCCTACGTCGAAGCAGTGGCCCTGCTGCTGGTCGTGGCCGTGATCTCGTATCTCTCGCTAGTGGTGGGCGAGCTGGTGCCTAAGAAGTTGGCGTTACGCCGGGCTGTGGCTCTGGCCATAACGCTGAGCGCCCCTCTGGACTGGCTCTCCCGCCTGGCGCATCCGCTGGTGTGGATCCTCACCCGGTCAAGCGATCTGATCCTGCGGCTCGTGATAGAGCTGAGTGATCTCCTGTTCCCGACGGAGGAGGAGGAAGAGGCCGGGGTGACCGATGAGGAGATCCTGGCCATGCTACGCGAGGGTGTGGCCGCGGGCGCTTTTCACCCCTCCGAACAGGCGCTGGTGCAGGGCATATTCCGCTTCGCCGATCGGCGAGTGCAGGAGGTCATGCGGCCCCGAGCCGACATCACGGCCGTGGAGGCCAGCACCCCACTGGCCCAGGTGTTAGATCTAGCCCGGCAGAGAGGATACTCCCGCTATCCGGTCTACGAGGGGGATCTCGACCACATCGTGGGCCTGGTGCATGTCAAGGATCTGCTATCGGACGACGACCTGCAACGACCGGTCAGGGAGGTGGCCCGAGAGCCCCTGCTGGTACCGGACAGTCTGCGGCTGATCGAGCTGCTCCGCCAGTTCCAAAGGGCCGGGATGCATCTAGCCATCGTGCTGGATGAATACGGCGGCACCGCCGGGCTGGTCACCCTGGAGGATCTGCTGGAAGAGATCGTGGGGGACATCGAAGATGAGCACCCCCACCCTGTGCCGGGACCCCGGCGTCGCTCCGACGGGATACTGATCGTGCCGGGGACACTGCCCGTGCACGATCTGGCCCAGACGCTGGGGCTGGCCATCCCAGAGCACACCCCCTACGACACGGTAGCGGGTCTGATCCTGTATCTGCTGGGCCATATCCCACAGCCAGGGGAGGAGGTCGTTTACGAGGGATATCGGTTCGTCGTCCAGGAGATGGAAGCCCGACGGATCAGGCAGGTGATGATCATCCCTGCGGCCCGTAAAAAGGGAGGCGGGCAGGCCGGACAGCCCTGCGCCTCGTGA
- a CDS encoding ArsB/NhaD family transporter, with translation MNPTWVAGGIFLITYGLIVTERVHRTLAALLGGVAMIFLGVLPQEQAFGAVDWNVIFLLAGMMAIANVLRETGLFQWIAVQAVRLGKGDPFRILVILSLVTAITSAFLDNVTIVVLVAPVTLLVAASLRVSPLPYLIAEILASNIGGMATLIGDPPNILIGSAAGIDFVTFAANMAPISVLILIAFVGLAWFLFKKELQRGKSGPLDVESLDTSELITDVQLLRKSLIVMGGVILGFLLHGVLHLEVATIALAGATILMLWNRHDPHHVLSEIEWTTLFFFIGLFITVEAVVQVGIIETVARAALRLTGGDLTLTSMLLIWLSAVVSGIVDNIPYTATMIPVAESLGKTMPVAPLWWALAMGADLGGNATLVGASANVVVASIAERSGHPISFRLFLRYGVITTFLSLIMASLYMWIRYL, from the coding sequence ATGAATCCCACCTGGGTGGCTGGAGGTATCTTCCTGATCACCTACGGCCTGATTGTCACCGAACGAGTGCACCGCACGTTGGCGGCGTTGCTGGGTGGGGTGGCCATGATATTCCTGGGCGTGCTTCCACAGGAGCAGGCCTTTGGCGCGGTGGACTGGAACGTTATCTTCCTGCTGGCGGGCATGATGGCTATCGCCAACGTGCTGCGGGAAACCGGGCTCTTCCAGTGGATCGCCGTCCAGGCCGTCAGGCTAGGGAAAGGGGATCCCTTCCGTATTCTGGTTATCCTCTCTTTGGTCACCGCCATCACTTCGGCGTTCCTGGACAATGTGACCATCGTGGTGCTGGTGGCGCCGGTCACCCTGCTGGTCGCGGCCAGTCTGCGAGTCAGCCCGTTGCCCTACCTCATCGCCGAGATCCTGGCCTCGAACATCGGCGGGATGGCGACCCTTATCGGCGATCCACCCAATATCCTCATCGGCAGCGCAGCCGGCATCGACTTCGTCACCTTCGCCGCGAACATGGCGCCGATCAGTGTGCTGATTCTGATCGCTTTTGTTGGACTGGCCTGGTTCCTGTTCAAAAAGGAACTGCAGCGCGGCAAAAGCGGTCCATTGGACGTCGAGTCTCTGGACACCTCGGAGTTGATAACGGACGTTCAGTTGCTGCGCAAATCCCTGATCGTCATGGGAGGCGTGATCCTGGGCTTTCTACTCCACGGAGTCTTACACCTGGAGGTGGCCACCATCGCCCTGGCCGGCGCGACGATCTTAATGCTGTGGAACCGTCACGATCCCCATCACGTGCTATCCGAGATCGAGTGGACGACGCTGTTCTTCTTCATTGGCCTGTTCATTACCGTGGAAGCAGTGGTGCAGGTGGGGATCATTGAGACGGTGGCCCGGGCAGCGCTGCGCCTGACCGGTGGGGACCTGACCTTGACCTCCATGCTGCTTATCTGGCTGTCGGCTGTTGTCTCGGGTATCGTGGACAACATCCCCTATACAGCGACCATGATCCCGGTAGCGGAGAGCCTGGGGAAAACAATGCCGGTGGCGCCGCTATGGTGGGCGCTGGCAATGGGCGCCGACCTGGGAGGCAACGCCACGCTGGTGGGCGCCTCGGCCAACGTCGTCGTGGCCAGCATAGCCGAGCGCAGCGGGCACCCCATCAGCTTCCGCCTGTTCCTGCGCTACGGCGTCATCACCACGTTCCTGTCCCTGATCATGGCCAGCCTTTACATGTGGATTCGCTATCTATAG
- the nrfH gene encoding cytochrome c nitrite reductase small subunit, which produces MKRETPTSPTPFRPVTLRWTLGIATLLFGMLFGLGAYTFDYAEGTAYFSDDPNACSNCHVMREPFDSWSRSSHKATATCNDCHTPHDLPDKWLAKGLNGWNHSWAFTTGDFADPIRIRAFNAQIVQQNCVSCHQTLVSQIHRSGSQQELSCVACHGNVGHGK; this is translated from the coding sequence ATGAAGCGAGAGACACCAACATCCCCTACGCCCTTCAGGCCGGTCACGCTGCGCTGGACGTTGGGTATAGCGACGCTGCTGTTCGGGATGCTTTTCGGCCTGGGAGCCTACACTTTCGACTATGCAGAGGGCACGGCGTATTTCTCTGATGACCCGAATGCCTGCTCGAACTGCCACGTGATGCGTGAGCCATTCGACAGCTGGAGCCGCTCGAGCCATAAGGCCACAGCAACCTGCAACGACTGCCACACCCCGCATGACCTCCCTGACAAGTGGTTGGCCAAAGGGCTGAACGGCTGGAATCACAGTTGGGCCTTTACTACCGGAGACTTTGCAGACCCGATCCGCATTCGGGCATTTAACGCGCAGATTGTTCAGCAAAACTGCGTGAGCTGTCACCAGACACTCGTGAGCCAGATCCATCGTTCCGGGTCGCAACAGGAGCTATCTTGCGTTGCCTGCCACGGCAATGTAGGACATGGTAAATAA
- a CDS encoding cation:proton antiporter, whose amino-acid sequence MNSLLQFLLALAIIIAAAKAAGYLSIRLGQPAVLGELLAGLVLGPTVLNMLHWPLFGGEHLGETLSLLAHLGVLFLMFIAGLEVDLKMMISSGRPVVLAGIMGVIAPVALGMAAALPFGFDPQQSLAIGLVLAATSVSISAQTLMELGVLRSRVGVALLGAAVVDDVLVILLLSLFVALVGGGGGGAVTVLWVLAKMIAFLGLAIWLGARIIPRLSSWVEQLPISQGVMSLAIVVTLLYAWASEALGGIAAITGAFLAGLLFARTPLRQHIETGMHGLAYAWLVPVFFVSIGLEANARALGIGGLSFALVIVGVAVVSKVLGCGIGARLGGFSNSEALRLGVGMTSRGEVGLIVATVILDAGLLDEAIFAAVVLMVLATTLVTPIMLRVLYPQAGGQPEPVEVPGASS is encoded by the coding sequence ATGAATTCCTTACTGCAGTTCCTGTTGGCTCTGGCCATCATCATCGCGGCCGCCAAAGCGGCGGGGTACCTGAGCATCCGGCTGGGGCAGCCGGCCGTCCTGGGTGAGCTGCTGGCCGGTCTGGTTCTGGGCCCCACCGTGTTGAACATGCTGCACTGGCCCCTGTTCGGCGGCGAGCATCTGGGGGAGACCCTCAGCCTCCTGGCCCACCTGGGTGTTCTGTTCCTGATGTTTATCGCCGGGCTGGAGGTGGACTTGAAAATGATGATAAGCTCCGGGCGGCCGGTGGTGCTGGCCGGTATCATGGGTGTAATAGCACCGGTGGCCCTGGGGATGGCGGCGGCGCTGCCCTTCGGCTTTGATCCGCAACAGAGTCTGGCCATCGGCCTGGTGCTGGCCGCCACCAGCGTCAGCATCTCAGCCCAAACCCTGATGGAATTGGGGGTGTTGCGCAGCCGAGTGGGCGTGGCCCTGCTGGGCGCGGCCGTGGTGGACGACGTGTTGGTGATCCTACTGCTGTCCCTCTTTGTCGCCCTGGTGGGCGGCGGGGGTGGAGGCGCCGTGACCGTCCTCTGGGTGCTGGCAAAGATGATCGCCTTTCTGGGCCTGGCCATCTGGCTGGGGGCGCGCATCATCCCCCGTTTGAGCTCTTGGGTAGAGCAACTCCCCATCAGCCAGGGCGTGATGTCCCTGGCAATAGTGGTCACCCTGCTCTACGCCTGGGCCTCTGAGGCCTTGGGAGGCATAGCCGCCATCACCGGGGCGTTCCTGGCCGGGCTGCTCTTCGCCCGGACGCCCCTGCGACAGCATATCGAGACGGGGATGCATGGCCTGGCCTACGCCTGGCTGGTGCCGGTCTTCTTTGTGAGCATCGGCCTGGAGGCCAACGCCCGGGCCCTGGGTATCGGCGGACTGTCCTTCGCTCTGGTCATTGTGGGCGTGGCCGTGGTCTCCAAGGTGCTCGGCTGTGGGATTGGCGCGCGGTTGGGGGGCTTTTCCAACAGCGAGGCTCTGCGACTGGGGGTAGGTATGACCTCGCGGGGCGAGGTGGGGCTCATTGTAGCTACGGTGATACTGGACGCCGGTTTGCTGGACGAAGCGATCTTCGCCGCCGTAGTGCTCATGGTCCTGGCAACGACGCTGGTGACCCCCATCATGCTGCGGGTGCTCTACCCGCAGGCCGGCGGCCAACCGGAGCCGGTCGAGGTTCCCGGGGCTTCGTCGTGA
- a CDS encoding ammonia-forming cytochrome c nitrite reductase subunit c552, with the protein MTSVQDKTAELLRRSEEALLPAADVLVAAREAGAGDEELAEAQQLYRAGSLRWDLISSEKGRGNR; encoded by the coding sequence ATGACAAGCGTACAGGACAAAACTGCTGAACTCCTACGCCGCAGCGAAGAGGCGCTGTTGCCTGCGGCGGACGTCCTCGTGGCTGCTCGGGAGGCTGGCGCGGGCGATGAAGAGTTGGCTGAGGCGCAGCAACTGTACCGTGCGGGCTCCCTGCGTTGGGACCTTATCTCTTCGGAGAAAGGACGAGGAAACCGATGA
- a CDS encoding geranylgeranyl reductase family protein produces the protein MADLTSADVLVVGAGPAGSAAAARLAQAGWDVLLVDKAHFPREKTCGGGLTPRAVAALQALGALDQVAARAHRVTGARLVSPSGHQLHIRFADHLDGLPPYGLAIPRLYLDDLLRRHAIDQGARFLPGCKVAGPQRDHVLHTVIGQRDGERITLHARLVILATGAYLPILRAFGFLDHMPPTVLAARAYWDGLQGPADAFEFYFDRRLRPGYAWLFPTGNGRANVGVGLFPTGREHPHSAARLLPGLLDGHPLLRERLCQAHRATPIKGYPLRTDFPSHPTVRENVMVVGEACGLVNPVTGEGIDLAIESGLLAAEIANEALRHLGDRFTTTLRRYDRELRRQFAEFFREMRALLRLAMGRKALDVLIRKGARHPELAHTIVYINLGLISPLAAFTPRTWRDILF, from the coding sequence ATGGCCGATCTCACAAGCGCTGACGTTCTCGTCGTGGGGGCGGGGCCGGCCGGCAGCGCGGCCGCGGCCCGGCTGGCCCAGGCGGGCTGGGACGTGCTCCTGGTCGACAAAGCCCACTTCCCGCGCGAGAAGACATGCGGCGGCGGTCTGACACCTCGAGCCGTCGCCGCGCTGCAAGCGCTGGGAGCGCTGGATCAGGTGGCCGCTCGGGCCCATCGCGTGACGGGCGCCCGACTCGTCTCCCCCTCAGGCCATCAGCTCCACATACGCTTCGCCGACCACCTCGATGGGCTTCCCCCCTACGGGCTGGCCATCCCCCGCCTATACCTGGACGACCTGCTGCGTCGGCACGCCATCGACCAGGGAGCCCGCTTCCTGCCCGGCTGTAAGGTCGCCGGCCCCCAGCGCGATCACGTCCTCCACACGGTGATCGGGCAACGGGATGGCGAGCGGATCACCCTGCACGCCCGGCTGGTCATCCTGGCCACAGGCGCCTATCTGCCGATCCTGCGCGCCTTCGGGTTCCTGGACCACATGCCCCCCACGGTATTGGCGGCGCGAGCGTATTGGGATGGCCTTCAGGGCCCCGCGGACGCGTTCGAGTTCTATTTCGACCGTCGGCTGCGCCCGGGCTACGCGTGGCTGTTCCCCACGGGAAATGGACGCGCCAACGTCGGGGTCGGCCTGTTCCCCACAGGCCGAGAACATCCCCACTCCGCCGCCCGCCTGCTACCCGGCCTCCTCGATGGACATCCCCTCCTGCGGGAGCGGCTATGTCAGGCGCATCGGGCGACCCCGATCAAGGGCTATCCGCTGCGCACCGACTTTCCAAGCCATCCAACGGTTCGAGAAAACGTGATGGTCGTCGGCGAAGCGTGCGGGCTGGTCAACCCGGTGACAGGGGAGGGAATCGATCTGGCGATCGAGAGCGGGTTGTTGGCGGCGGAGATCGCGAACGAGGCACTGCGCCATCTCGGGGATCGCTTCACGACCACGCTACGCCGATACGATCGCGAGCTGCGCAGGCAATTCGCGGAGTTCTTCCGAGAGATGCGGGCTCTACTCCGGCTGGCCATGGGGCGAAAGGCGCTGGACGTCCTGATCCGAAAGGGCGCTCGCCACCCGGAGCTGGCCCACACGATCGTATACATCAACCTGGGGCTCATCTCCCCGCTCGCCGCGTTCACCCCTCGGACGTGGCGGGATATCCTCTTCTGA
- a CDS encoding ammonia-forming cytochrome c nitrite reductase subunit c552 encodes MLVYVVIFVTTAVLTAAVAGLLVNITERKREAAQYPLKVVEIPEGELDPAVWGKNFPHQYDSFIKTQEDYGKTPYGGSTPYNKLEKYPAMVRLWAGYAFSIDHNEDRGHYYAQIDQRNTQRVQVVEQPGACINCHAAEAPQLIAELGWETFNRTPYNELKDRLHLGTSCADCHDPQTMDLVITRPALINALEKMGVDLNQVTRQEMRSYVCAQCHVEYYFLGENKVLTLPWSKGLTVEAIEEHYDAYGFKDWTHKETGAPMIKIQHPEYELWSTGIHARSGVSCADCHMPFTRVGSVKVSDHWVRSPLTNLRQACGTCHNLPEEELRARVITIQDKTAELLRRSEEALLSAADAIVAAREAGASDEELAEALQLYRAGSLRWDFISSENSTGFHSPQESARVLAAAIDLARQAELKARQVTTRR; translated from the coding sequence ATGCTCGTCTACGTGGTTATTTTCGTAACCACCGCAGTCCTGACGGCAGCAGTGGCCGGCCTGTTGGTGAATATCACCGAACGCAAACGAGAAGCGGCTCAGTATCCGCTCAAGGTGGTCGAGATTCCAGAGGGTGAGCTCGACCCGGCTGTGTGGGGCAAGAACTTCCCTCACCAGTACGACTCCTTCATCAAAACCCAAGAGGACTATGGCAAGACCCCCTATGGTGGATCAACGCCCTATAACAAACTAGAGAAATACCCGGCCATGGTGCGGTTGTGGGCCGGCTATGCCTTCAGTATCGACCACAATGAGGACCGGGGGCACTACTATGCTCAGATCGACCAGCGCAACACTCAGCGAGTCCAGGTCGTTGAGCAGCCTGGTGCCTGCATCAACTGTCACGCCGCCGAGGCGCCGCAGTTGATCGCCGAACTGGGCTGGGAAACCTTCAATCGGACGCCCTACAACGAGCTGAAGGACAGGCTGCACCTGGGTACGTCTTGCGCCGATTGCCACGACCCTCAGACGATGGATCTGGTCATCACGCGGCCGGCCCTCATCAATGCGCTTGAGAAGATGGGCGTCGATCTGAACCAGGTGACCCGGCAGGAGATGCGTTCATACGTCTGTGCCCAATGCCATGTCGAGTATTACTTCCTGGGCGAGAACAAGGTGTTAACCCTTCCCTGGAGCAAGGGGTTGACAGTGGAGGCCATCGAGGAGCATTATGATGCGTACGGCTTCAAAGATTGGACGCATAAGGAAACCGGTGCTCCCATGATCAAGATCCAACACCCTGAGTATGAGCTGTGGAGCACAGGGATTCACGCTCGCTCGGGGGTGTCGTGCGCTGACTGCCACATGCCCTTTACGCGTGTGGGCAGCGTGAAGGTATCAGATCATTGGGTGCGCAGTCCGCTGACGAACCTGCGCCAGGCTTGCGGGACCTGCCACAACCTGCCAGAGGAAGAGCTACGGGCAAGGGTGATAACCATACAGGACAAAACGGCTGAACTCCTACGCCGCAGCGAAGAGGCGCTGTTGTCTGCGGCGGACGCCATTGTGGCTGCTCGGGAGGCCGGCGCGAGCGACGAGGAGCTGGCTGAGGCGCTGCAGCTGTACCGTGCGGGCTCCCTGCGTTGGGACTTTATCTCCTCGGAGAACAGCACTGGCTTCCACAGCCCGCAGGAGTCGGCTCGCGTGTTGGCCGCAGCAATTGACCTGGCCCGTCAGGCTGAACTGAAGGCCCGGCAGGTCACGACCAGACGATAG
- a CDS encoding cation-translocating P-type ATPase: protein MSDWYRRDPVDVLARLETDAERGLSQAEAQRRLAEYGPNELIEHGLKSPWLILWEQLTAMMVVILIVAAVVSAALGDYKDAIAIVAIVVLNAVLGFTQEYRAEKAMAALKKLSVPTVKVRRDGHVQEISARELVPGDIVLLEAGDLVPADGRLLESINLRVQEAALTGESEPVEKSPGALDYEDLPLGDRRNMVYMGTVVTYGRGVAVVTATGMHTELGRIAEMIQTVKREPTPLQRRLEQLGHGLAVAALVIVAVVFVLGVLRGEDLRLMFLTAISLAVAAVPEGLPAVVTIALALGAQRMLRRRALIRKLPAVETLGSVTVICSDKTGTLTENRMTVTVLDVAGKTVSLTEVLQRGQPVWTRFGNPHPAPEAPAEEAAAPDLPEADARGEETLDPSLQLLLAGAALCNDAILEPVDDGSGRLRALGDPTEGALVVAAAQFGLLKAELERALPRIAEVPFTSERKRMTTVHRVPSSQEQRPAWLPSLGDGAAVVFTKGAVDTLLEVSSQVWVDGRVEPLDDQWRRRIQAANDRLAQDGMRVLGVAYRLLEAPPADGEEETLERDLIFVGLVGMIDPPRPEVKEAVQTCKTAGIRPIMITGDHPLTARHIAQELGIATDGRVITGQDLARMDIEELETIVEEVPVYARVSPEHKLKIVQALQDQGHIVAMTGDGVNDAPALKKADIGVAMGITGTDVAKEAADMVLLDDNFATIVAAVEEGRTIYDNIRKFIKYTLTSNTGEIWVMLAAPFLGMPLPLLPLQILWVNLVTDGLPGLALTLEPAERDTMRRPPHHPQESIFGRGMSWDILWGGLLMGLVSLGMGYWAWSAAHPTWQTMVFTTLTLSQMGNALAIRSERDSLFRIGLLSNKPLLGAVLSTFILQLAVIYVAPLQGIFKTVALPPGDLAISLALSTVVFWGMELRKWLSRRKGNQDFRAESPSVPKKPSSP from the coding sequence ATGAGTGACTGGTATCGCCGGGACCCGGTGGATGTTTTGGCGCGCCTGGAGACCGACGCCGAACGGGGGCTGAGCCAAGCCGAGGCCCAACGCCGTCTGGCGGAGTACGGCCCCAACGAGCTGATCGAACACGGGCTCAAAAGCCCCTGGCTGATCCTTTGGGAACAGCTGACGGCGATGATGGTGGTCATCCTGATCGTCGCCGCCGTGGTCTCAGCCGCTCTGGGCGATTACAAAGATGCCATCGCCATCGTGGCGATCGTCGTGCTCAACGCCGTACTGGGGTTCACCCAGGAGTATCGAGCAGAAAAGGCCATGGCGGCCTTGAAGAAGCTGTCCGTGCCGACGGTGAAAGTCCGGCGGGATGGCCATGTGCAGGAGATCTCCGCCCGAGAGCTGGTTCCCGGAGACATCGTGCTGCTGGAGGCGGGCGACCTGGTGCCAGCGGACGGCCGGCTGCTGGAGAGCATCAACCTGCGCGTCCAGGAGGCCGCCCTGACCGGCGAATCGGAGCCGGTGGAGAAGAGCCCGGGGGCGCTGGACTACGAGGACCTGCCCCTGGGCGATCGGCGCAACATGGTCTACATGGGCACGGTGGTCACCTACGGACGTGGGGTGGCCGTGGTCACCGCGACGGGGATGCACACGGAATTGGGACGCATCGCCGAGATGATTCAGACGGTGAAGCGGGAGCCCACCCCACTGCAGCGACGGCTGGAACAGTTGGGACATGGCCTGGCCGTGGCCGCCCTGGTGATCGTGGCTGTGGTCTTCGTGCTGGGCGTGCTGCGAGGCGAGGATCTGCGCCTGATGTTCCTCACAGCCATCAGCCTGGCCGTGGCGGCGGTCCCCGAGGGATTGCCGGCCGTGGTCACCATCGCCCTGGCCCTGGGCGCCCAGCGCATGCTCCGACGCCGCGCCCTGATCCGCAAGCTGCCGGCGGTGGAGACGCTGGGCTCCGTCACCGTCATCTGCTCGGACAAAACGGGCACCCTGACGGAAAACCGCATGACCGTCACGGTGCTGGATGTGGCCGGGAAGACCGTGAGCCTGACCGAGGTGCTCCAACGTGGGCAACCCGTATGGACACGCTTCGGGAACCCCCACCCGGCGCCGGAAGCTCCGGCCGAGGAGGCCGCCGCCCCGGACCTGCCAGAGGCAGATGCACGCGGCGAGGAAACGCTAGATCCGTCGCTGCAGCTTCTGCTGGCGGGGGCCGCCCTGTGCAACGATGCCATCCTGGAACCCGTGGACGATGGCTCCGGGCGTCTGCGCGCGCTGGGTGACCCGACGGAGGGGGCGCTGGTGGTGGCCGCGGCTCAATTCGGCCTGCTCAAGGCCGAGCTGGAGCGAGCGCTACCCCGAATCGCCGAGGTCCCCTTCACCTCAGAGCGGAAACGCATGACCACCGTCCACCGCGTCCCATCCTCGCAGGAGCAACGGCCCGCCTGGCTGCCCAGCCTGGGAGATGGGGCGGCCGTGGTCTTCACCAAGGGCGCCGTCGACACCCTGCTGGAGGTGTCGAGCCAGGTATGGGTGGACGGCCGCGTCGAGCCCCTGGACGATCAGTGGCGCCGCCGCATCCAGGCCGCCAACGACCGTCTGGCCCAGGACGGGATGCGCGTGTTGGGGGTCGCCTATCGTCTCCTGGAAGCGCCGCCCGCGGACGGCGAGGAGGAGACGCTGGAGCGCGACCTGATCTTCGTGGGGCTCGTGGGCATGATCGATCCGCCACGGCCGGAGGTCAAGGAGGCGGTGCAGACATGCAAGACGGCCGGCATCCGTCCCATCATGATCACCGGCGACCATCCCCTGACAGCTCGCCACATCGCCCAAGAGCTGGGCATCGCCACCGACGGCCGCGTGATCACGGGGCAGGATCTGGCCCGCATGGACATCGAGGAACTGGAGACCATCGTCGAGGAGGTCCCAGTCTACGCCCGTGTGTCCCCAGAGCACAAGCTGAAGATCGTCCAGGCCCTGCAGGATCAGGGGCACATCGTGGCCATGACGGGGGACGGGGTGAACGACGCCCCCGCATTGAAGAAGGCCGACATCGGGGTGGCCATGGGCATCACCGGCACCGATGTGGCGAAGGAAGCGGCCGACATGGTGCTCCTGGACGACAATTTCGCCACCATCGTGGCCGCCGTGGAAGAGGGCCGGACCATTTATGACAACATCCGCAAGTTCATCAAGTACACCCTGACCTCCAATACCGGCGAGATCTGGGTGATGCTGGCGGCCCCCTTCCTGGGAATGCCTCTCCCCCTGCTCCCCCTGCAGATCTTGTGGGTCAACCTGGTCACGGATGGGCTGCCCGGGCTGGCCCTGACCCTGGAGCCAGCCGAGCGAGACACCATGCGCCGCCCGCCCCATCACCCCCAGGAGAGCATCTTCGGCCGGGGAATGAGCTGGGACATCTTGTGGGGAGGGCTATTGATGGGATTGGTATCCCTGGGGATGGGCTACTGGGCCTGGAGCGCGGCGCATCCCACCTGGCAGACAATGGTCTTCACGACGCTCACCCTGTCCCAGATGGGCAACGCGCTAGCCATCCGCTCAGAGCGGGATTCACTGTTCCGGATCGGCCTCCTCTCCAACAAACCTCTACTGGGCGCCGTGCTTTCGACTTTCATCCTGCAACTGGCGGTGATTTACGTCGCTCCCCTGCAGGGGATCTTCAAAACGGTAGCCCTGCCCCCGGGCGACCTGGCGATCAGCCTGGCCCTAAGTACAGTGGTCTTCTGGGGAATGGAGTTGAGGAAGTGGCTGTCGCGCCGGAAAGGTAACCAGGACTTCAGAGCAGAGAGCCCTTCAGTCCCGAAGAAACCTTCCTCTCCGTGA
- a CDS encoding CBS domain-containing protein encodes MTQLLIVILDDLACMPDLLQAWQAIGVPGTTILESVGAYRVSTWLSRVGLGALDGLFEAKEVRRRTLLAAIEDDDLLAQAVAEAERIVGGFDRPDSGLLLVLPVAQARGLHKVRPAPSQEELPPAVRPDWKLLRDTPVEEVAAILDLEPTIVSPDTPLDEVARAMLAHPNVHVACVVAEDGRLVGVLSLRSLADDFFFHILPEEFMSEVTDLKQAMQFAEKSRMRTAADAMQEPVWVKRGEKVKDAFKRMHEHDLSGVPVVDERYHIVGYINLLELLAICLERGEEAENGEKESP; translated from the coding sequence ATGACACAACTACTGATTGTTATCTTAGATGACCTGGCGTGTATGCCGGACTTGCTCCAGGCCTGGCAAGCCATCGGCGTGCCAGGGACAACTATCCTGGAAAGCGTGGGGGCCTACCGGGTGAGTACCTGGCTCAGTCGAGTGGGCCTGGGGGCGCTCGACGGCCTTTTCGAGGCCAAAGAGGTACGCCGGCGCACGCTCTTAGCGGCCATTGAGGACGACGATCTCCTGGCCCAAGCTGTGGCCGAGGCGGAGCGGATAGTGGGTGGTTTTGACCGGCCGGACAGCGGCCTGTTGCTGGTGTTGCCCGTGGCCCAGGCGAGAGGATTGCACAAAGTCCGCCCCGCGCCATCCCAGGAGGAGTTGCCCCCTGCCGTCCGGCCGGACTGGAAGCTCCTACGAGATACGCCGGTCGAGGAGGTGGCAGCCATCCTGGACCTGGAGCCGACCATTGTCAGCCCCGACACTCCCCTGGACGAGGTAGCTCGGGCCATGCTGGCTCACCCCAACGTCCACGTGGCCTGCGTGGTGGCTGAAGACGGCCGGCTGGTGGGGGTGCTCAGCCTACGCTCTCTGGCCGATGACTTCTTCTTCCACATCCTGCCCGAGGAGTTTATGAGCGAGGTCACCGACTTGAAACAGGCGATGCAGTTCGCCGAGAAGAGCCGCATGCGCACCGCAGCCGACGCCATGCAGGAGCCGGTCTGGGTGAAACGAGGGGAGAAAGTGAAGGATGCCTTCAAGCGCATGCACGAGCATGATCTCTCGGGCGTGCCGGTGGTGGACGAACGTTACCATATCGTAGGATATATCAACCTGCTGGAGCTGCTGGCTATCTGCCTGGAGCGGGGAGAGGAAGCCGAGAACGGCGAAAAGGAGAGCCCATGA